In Podospora pseudoanserina strain CBS 124.78 chromosome 5, whole genome shotgun sequence, a single window of DNA contains:
- a CDS encoding hypothetical protein (EggNog:ENOG503P12V; COG:S): protein MDSSRTRGVSFTAPRRVFTASVHQPAVVPPRPSSSSSASQPTGGLVDTLYDHSNVKIVSFSAGSQFLAIGSKGTGPDIEPGSLSWSSQLERTIAVGPFRIYRAPGSVAFLSCGSALQPILKKSQVWCVDEESSKFVLQIRRPQYWRIEVPVKDPEDQRRAEVLREVFDQILQFEKTPCPFARSFTVDLPESAPVKLKPWTPARRSSACLPVRPSTPVEIAHIHRGPPRGSICLGDLSLSEQGKYLDSTLEENPREHKAKSQAHEGSPVGEASGNALRPSPLEIKKTEEKGPVTPPQLTVVTPPPSNPKKTRTPREVSPKSASFQSPENSQDSFRSPDSWASHSLPLSPPLSSPGSPRSSLPFRTSLQNSCLDTPTTPVVAPSNNLTTAAKASQSWSISTSESGRTENSEEATLSSSISELECSPKSKAPAPRQQSIPSIIHSVPEEAIEDEPEYESFPTAFTTPTPTISISPSPSSTTITTPTQQQRRPGIRRATTSSSLAPDRRALSPLPPAADLFTPRSTLTSSPPSNRQMRSLPMMVVQKTCEILMSPPSHLISLMLKIAARILAGEWKGLIFGWGEKGERLEVEWDWSDDDISPQQQQRKKTTGTRARGWSTLKVNNSNGNNANERVDDWWLKRKKSRDRMAGTFPESDDDEEEGVDPLEVKNRKVKALSGGEDEDAMSSGVD, encoded by the exons ATGGACTCCTCGCGAACACGGGGAGTATCTTTCACGGCTCCGCGCCGCGTCTTTACGGCATCAGTCCACCAGCCTGCGGTAGTGCCCCCGcggccatcttcctcctcctccgcttcgCAACCCACCGGCGGTCTCGTCGATACTCTTTACGACCATTCTAATGTGAAAATCGTTTCCTTCTCGGCAGGATCCCAGTTCCTTGCCATTGGCTCCAAAGGCACGGGTCCCGACATTGAGCCTGGCTCGCTATCTTGGTCCTCACAGTTAGAGCGGACCATTGCAGTCG GACCTTTCCGCATTTACCGCGCCCCTGGATCAGTCGCATTCCTGAGCTGCGGCTCTGCATTACAACCCATTTTGAAGAAGAGTCAGGTCTGGTGCGTGGACGAAGAATCCAGCAAGTTCGTACTACAGATACGACGCCCCCAGTATTGGCGGATTGAAGTACCAGTGAAGGATCCCGAGGACCAGCGACGAGCCGAAGTATTGCGAGAGGTCTTTGACCAGATTCTGCAGTTTGAAAAGACTCCGTGTCCTTTCGCGAGGTCTTTCACCGTTGACCTTCCAGAAAGCGCTCCTGTCAAGTTGAAGCCATGGACACCAGCGCGGAGATCCAGTGCCTGTCTCCCTGTGCGACCGTCTACGCCAGTCGAGATTGCGCATATTCATCGGGGTCCACCACGGGGGTCGATTTGCCTTGGCGACCTGTCATTGAGTGAACAAGGCAAATACTTGGATTCGACACTGGAAGAAAACCCAAGAGAACACAAGGCAAAATCCCAGGCTCATGAGGGCTCGCCTGTAGGAGAGGCGAGTGGAAATGCGTTGCGCCCATCACCCCTTGAGATTAAGAAGACTGAAGAAAAGGGGCCTGTCACCCCTCCACAGCTCACAGTGGTCACGCCGCCCCCTTCAAATCCCAAAAAGACGAGGACTCCACGAGAAGTATCACCCAAGAGTGCCAGCTTTCAGTCACCAGAAAATTCTCAGGATTCCTTTCGCAGTCCAGATTCATGGGCTTCACACTCTCTACCTTTGTCGCCACCCCTGTCCAGCCCAGGGTCCCCTCGAAGCTCTCTACCCTTCAGAACTAGCCTCCAAAACTCATGCCTTGATACCCCTACAACACCCGTTGTAGCACCTAGCAACAACCTTACCACAGCCGCCAAGGCATCACAGTCATGGAGTATCTCCACCTCCGAATCCGGAAGGACGGAGAACAGCGAGGAAGCCACTctatcctcctccatctctgAATTGGAATGTTCCCCAAAGTCCAAGGCCCCAGCGCCAAGACAACAGTCTATTCCTTCCATTATCCACTCGGTCCCAGAAGAAGCCATCGAAGACGAGCCAGAGTACGAGTCCTTCCCCACAGCGTTCACCACACCAACTCCTACCATTTCCAtctcgccatctccttcctcgacgacgatCACCACGCCCACCCAACAGCAACGCCGTCCGGGTATCCGCCGGGCTACTACTTCATCTTCGCTAGCCCCCGACCGTAGGGCGTtgtctcctctcccccctgcAGCGGACCTCTTCACCCCACGCAGCACACTCACATCTTCCCCACCTTCCAACCGCCAGATGCGCAGTCtgccgatgatggtggtgcaaAAGACGTGCGAGATTCTGAtgtcacctccctctcaccTTATCAGTCTGATGCTGAAGATTGCGGCGAGGATCTTGGCAGGGgagtggaaggggttgatatttgggtggggggagaagggggagaggttggaagtGGAGTGGGATTGGAGTGATGACGACATCAgtcctcagcagcagcagagaaaGAAGACGACGGGGACAAGGGCGAGAGGGTGGTCGACGCTTAAGGTTAATAATAGTAATGGTAATAATGCGAATGAGAGGGTGGATGActggtggttgaagaggaagaagagtagGGATCGGATGGCGGGGACTTTCCcggagagtgatgatgatgaggaggagggggttgatccTCTCGAGGTTAAGAACAGGAAGGTGAAGGCGTTgagtggtggggaggatgaggatgcgaTGAGCTCGGGGGTGGATTAG